In Streptococcus respiraculi, one DNA window encodes the following:
- a CDS encoding ABC transporter permease: MKQMSIVMKETYLRHVKSWSFLFMVLSPFIFLGFSVGGGILVSMSQSSSEPLPIVSTSPEIAQALGEDKDKYDFEYQDQTAAQKALDDGKIDGYLVLDVKEDQVHAAYHGKESMNRFAKESILSSLKKLQADLNQKAARLTGEQEKILSQEISYDEVIEKNTELAQTLQSGLVFVLSMALYMLLIIYATTTAQDIANEKGTKIMEVIFSSVRASNYFYGRMLGIVAVVLTHISIYVVGFLLAYFVAGRIPLVQMFLEQYQEIVALLFQPSTVFTVFFMLLGLIFYIVLSAACGALVTRVEDTNKAVQPLVLLVVVAMMMSVTLGVKGENILLTIGSYIPFFSPFFMPIRLIHEEASSLEGFLSLLILLATTSTSIWYIGKIYAPLILQTDDAGLWKNFQRAIKSR, translated from the coding sequence ATGAAACAAATGAGTATTGTCATGAAAGAAACCTATCTCCGTCATGTGAAATCATGGAGTTTCTTGTTTATGGTTTTGAGTCCCTTTATCTTTTTAGGGTTCTCTGTCGGTGGGGGTATTCTTGTTAGTATGTCCCAATCTTCTTCTGAACCGCTCCCAATCGTTTCGACCAGTCCTGAGATTGCACAAGCCCTAGGAGAGGATAAGGATAAGTACGATTTTGAATACCAAGATCAAACGGCTGCCCAAAAAGCATTAGACGATGGAAAAATTGATGGTTACCTCGTGCTAGATGTCAAAGAAGATCAAGTGCATGCTGCTTATCATGGTAAGGAGAGCATGAATCGGTTTGCTAAGGAATCTATCTTGAGCAGTCTGAAAAAACTTCAGGCAGATTTGAACCAGAAAGCCGCTCGGTTGACTGGGGAGCAAGAAAAAATCCTATCTCAAGAAATCAGCTATGATGAAGTCATTGAGAAAAATACAGAATTAGCTCAGACATTGCAATCAGGTTTGGTTTTTGTCTTATCGATGGCACTTTATATGCTCCTTATCATTTACGCAACGACAACAGCGCAGGATATTGCGAATGAAAAAGGAACCAAGATCATGGAGGTCATTTTCTCCAGTGTTCGTGCTTCTAATTATTTTTACGGGCGTATGTTGGGGATTGTGGCAGTTGTCTTGACCCATATTTCCATCTATGTAGTTGGTTTTCTCCTTGCTTACTTTGTCGCTGGTCGTATTCCACTTGTTCAGATGTTCTTGGAACAATACCAAGAAATAGTAGCGCTCTTATTCCAACCTTCTACCGTCTTTACAGTCTTCTTCATGCTATTAGGCTTGATTTTCTACATTGTCCTGTCAGCAGCTTGTGGCGCCTTGGTAACGCGTGTGGAAGATACCAATAAGGCGGTTCAACCCCTTGTCTTACTGGTTGTTGTGGCTATGATGATGAGCGTGACCTTGGGAGTGAAGGGGGAGAATATCTTACTTACCATTGGCTCTTATATTCCATTTTTCTCACCATTTTTCATGCCGATTCGCCTGATTCATGAAGAAGCATCTAGCCTCGAAGGATTCTTGTCGCTCCTCATTTTGTTAGCGACAACTTCAACTAGTATTTGGTATATTGGCAAGATCTATGCGCCCCTCATTCTCCAAACAGATGATGCAGGCCTATGGAAAAATTTCCAACGTGCCATTAAGAGTCGATAA
- a CDS encoding ABC transporter ATP-binding protein produces MLEVVGLKKSFGDKAVLHGIDFQAGKGRIVGLVGKNGAGKTTIFHSMLHFLDYEGEIRLDGEAISQQTYEKIGYLPEERSLMPKLTVYNQVHYLASLKGLSTSYIKEQLPLWMAKLQVKGNPTDKIKSLSKGNQQKIQLIITLMHQPDLIILDEPFSGLDPVNTELLKQVIFEEKERGATIIFSDHVMTNVEELCDDILMIRDGKVVVSGTIEDVRNSYGKTRIFVASEKTQEELEALPHVVSASRTKQGTWRLVLDDESAGPALFDILTQGQYVSTFDQQAPTIDEIFKLESGVAL; encoded by the coding sequence ATGTTAGAAGTAGTGGGACTGAAGAAAAGTTTTGGTGACAAGGCTGTTTTGCATGGAATTGATTTCCAAGCAGGGAAGGGACGGATTGTCGGTCTAGTCGGGAAAAATGGTGCGGGGAAAACAACGATTTTCCATAGCATGTTACATTTCTTAGACTATGAGGGAGAGATTCGCTTAGACGGAGAGGCAATTTCTCAGCAAACCTACGAGAAAATCGGCTATCTACCGGAAGAACGCAGCTTGATGCCCAAATTAACGGTCTATAATCAAGTGCATTATCTAGCTAGCTTGAAAGGTCTTTCGACCTCCTATATCAAGGAACAATTACCACTTTGGATGGCAAAATTGCAGGTAAAAGGCAATCCAACTGATAAAATAAAAAGCCTATCTAAGGGAAATCAACAGAAAATTCAGTTGATTATCACTCTCATGCACCAGCCTGATTTGATTATCTTAGACGAGCCTTTCAGCGGACTTGATCCTGTCAATACGGAGCTACTCAAGCAGGTAATTTTTGAAGAAAAAGAACGTGGTGCGACCATTATTTTCTCAGACCATGTCATGACCAATGTCGAAGAACTTTGTGATGATATTTTGATGATTCGTGACGGGAAAGTGGTTGTCTCAGGTACGATTGAGGACGTTCGGAATAGCTACGGTAAGACACGAATCTTTGTCGCAAGTGAGAAAACGCAGGAAGAATTGGAAGCTCTCCCGCATGTGGTCAGTGCCAGTCGGACCAAGCAAGGGACTTGGCGTCTCGTCTTGGATGATGAGTCAGCAGGCCCAGCCTTATTTGATATTCTCACTCAGGGACAATACGTGTCAACCTTTGACCAGCAAGCCCCAACGATTGATGAAATCTTCAAGTTAGAATCAGGAGTAGCCCTATGA
- a CDS encoding deoxycytidylate deaminase — MAEKRLAWDEYFAAQALLIANRATCKRAKVGAVLVKDNKVVATGYNGSVSGTEHCLEQECLVVDGHCVRTLHAEVNAILQGAERGIPKGFTAYVTHFPCLNCSKQLLQVGCKRVVYINEYRIDDYAKYLYQEKQCELVQLPIEKVQEAISQTDWI, encoded by the coding sequence ATGGCAGAAAAACGGTTAGCATGGGATGAATATTTTGCAGCTCAGGCCCTCTTGATTGCCAATCGGGCAACCTGTAAACGGGCAAAGGTTGGAGCCGTTTTGGTCAAGGACAATAAAGTTGTGGCAACAGGCTATAACGGCTCTGTCTCAGGTACCGAACATTGTTTGGAGCAGGAATGTCTGGTGGTGGACGGTCATTGTGTACGCACGCTTCATGCTGAGGTCAATGCTATTTTACAAGGTGCAGAGCGGGGGATTCCAAAAGGTTTTACCGCCTATGTGACGCATTTTCCCTGCCTTAACTGTTCCAAGCAGCTCCTTCAAGTAGGTTGCAAGCGCGTAGTCTATATCAATGAATACCGCATAGACGATTATGCCAAATATCTCTATCAGGAAAAACAATGCGAACTTGTTCAGCTACCGATTGAGAAGGTCCAAGAAGCGATTAGCCAGACGGATTGGATTTAA
- the polA gene encoding DNA polymerase I, which yields MDKNRLLLIDGSSVAFRAFFALYNQIDRFKSPTGLHTNAIYGFHLMLDHMMKRIKPTHVLVAFDAGKTTFRTEMYEDYKAGRAKTPDEFREQFPFIRQMLEVMGIRHYDLERYEADDIIGTLDKMAERTSVPFDVTIVSGDKDLIQLTDDNTIVEISKKGVAEFEEFTPAYLMEKMGITPTQFIDLKALMGDKSDNIPGVTKIGEKTGLKLLTEYGSLDGIYKHIDSMKPSKMKDNLIQDKEQAFLSRTLATIDTEAPITIGLEDLVYQGPDMAELARFYEDMGFKLLRSQLGGEATAPTATKNEFVTVETVEADMLHPDQFFYFEIFGDNYHKESIIGLVWGDEKTIYAGGEALLSQDILREFLTNTAIKTYDFKRSKVLLSHYGIDLELAAFDSRLAKYLLTTVEDNEIATIAKLYGSYSLDADEVVYGKGVRRALPDQEDLYQHLANKLAVLVETESIMRTKLAENQQSDLLFDMELPLSNVLAKMEMTGIKVEAETLKAMQVENDVLINQLTEEIYELAGEEFNINSPKQLGVILFEKMGLPLEFTKKTKTGYSTAVDVLERLAPIAPIVSKILEYRQITKLQSTYVIGLQEAIMEDGKIRTRYVQDLTQTGRLSSTDPNLQNIPVRLEQGRLIRKAFVPEWEDSVLLSSDYSQIELRILAHISQDEHLIEAFRQGADIHTSTAMRVFGIDKPEDVTANDRRNAKAVNFGVVYGISDFGLSNNLGITRKEAKAYIDTYFERFPGIKNYMESIVREARDKGYVETIYHRRREIPDINSRNFNVRNFAERTAINSPIQGSAADVLKVAMINLDKAMTEAGLRTRMLLQVHDEIVLEVPNDELDTVRIMVKEVMEAAISLSVPLIADENAGKTWYEAK from the coding sequence ATGGATAAAAATAGATTATTACTAATAGACGGCTCATCGGTAGCCTTTCGTGCTTTCTTTGCACTCTACAATCAAATTGATCGCTTTAAGAGCCCAACAGGCCTTCATACCAATGCTATTTACGGTTTTCATCTCATGCTGGACCACATGATGAAGCGAATCAAGCCCACTCATGTGTTGGTGGCTTTTGATGCGGGCAAGACGACCTTCCGTACAGAGATGTACGAGGACTATAAGGCGGGTCGTGCCAAGACGCCAGACGAGTTCCGCGAGCAGTTTCCCTTCATTCGCCAGATGCTTGAGGTCATGGGGATTCGTCACTATGATTTGGAGCGCTACGAAGCCGACGACATTATCGGGACTTTGGATAAAATGGCAGAGCGGACCAGCGTGCCTTTTGATGTAACGATTGTCAGCGGTGATAAGGATTTGATTCAGCTGACAGATGACAATACAATTGTTGAAATTTCTAAAAAAGGTGTCGCAGAATTTGAGGAATTTACCCCAGCCTACCTCATGGAAAAAATGGGCATCACTCCGACCCAGTTCATCGACCTAAAAGCTCTCATGGGAGATAAGTCAGATAATATCCCTGGTGTGACTAAAATTGGAGAGAAGACAGGGCTTAAACTCCTGACCGAATACGGATCGCTAGACGGTATTTACAAACATATCGACAGCATGAAGCCGTCCAAGATGAAGGATAATCTGATTCAGGACAAAGAGCAAGCCTTTCTCTCACGGACGCTCGCAACAATTGATACAGAGGCTCCGATTACCATTGGCTTAGAGGATCTTGTCTATCAAGGGCCAGATATGGCAGAACTCGCTCGCTTTTATGAGGATATGGGCTTCAAACTTCTTCGTTCCCAGCTAGGAGGTGAGGCGACAGCGCCGACTGCGACTAAGAATGAATTTGTAACAGTTGAGACAGTTGAAGCCGATATGCTTCATCCAGACCAGTTCTTCTACTTTGAAATATTTGGGGATAACTATCATAAAGAGTCGATTATCGGTCTAGTTTGGGGAGATGAAAAGACCATTTACGCAGGCGGAGAAGCGCTGCTCTCACAAGATATTTTGCGAGAATTTCTGACCAATACAGCCATTAAGACCTACGATTTCAAGCGTAGCAAGGTTCTTCTTTCCCATTACGGGATTGACCTAGAACTCGCGGCTTTTGATAGTCGTTTGGCAAAATATTTGCTGACAACGGTTGAAGACAATGAAATTGCAACGATTGCGAAGCTCTACGGTTCATATAGTCTAGATGCGGATGAGGTAGTCTATGGCAAGGGAGTGAGGCGTGCACTACCTGACCAAGAAGATCTCTATCAACACTTGGCTAATAAGTTGGCCGTTCTGGTTGAGACTGAGTCAATTATGCGGACTAAGCTGGCTGAAAATCAGCAGTCAGACCTCCTCTTTGACATGGAGCTACCCCTTTCAAATGTCCTTGCTAAAATGGAAATGACCGGGATTAAGGTTGAGGCAGAAACCTTAAAAGCCATGCAGGTTGAAAATGATGTCTTGATTAATCAGTTGACTGAGGAGATTTATGAACTAGCTGGTGAGGAGTTCAATATCAACTCACCTAAGCAACTAGGCGTTATCCTCTTTGAGAAAATGGGGTTGCCACTTGAATTTACCAAAAAGACCAAGACAGGCTATTCAACGGCTGTCGATGTCCTGGAACGACTGGCTCCGATTGCACCTATCGTGTCAAAAATTCTTGAGTATCGTCAGATTACCAAGTTGCAATCGACCTACGTGATTGGTCTTCAAGAAGCCATTATGGAAGACGGGAAAATCCGTACCCGCTATGTTCAAGATTTAACTCAGACAGGTCGCTTGTCCAGTACTGATCCCAACTTGCAAAATATCCCTGTTCGACTTGAGCAAGGTCGCCTGATTCGTAAGGCCTTTGTGCCAGAATGGGAAGATAGTGTCCTACTCAGCTCGGACTATTCGCAAATTGAATTACGTATCTTAGCGCATATTTCTCAAGATGAACACTTGATTGAAGCCTTTCGTCAGGGGGCAGATATTCATACTTCGACTGCCATGCGGGTTTTTGGCATCGATAAGCCAGAAGATGTGACAGCAAACGACCGTAGAAATGCAAAGGCAGTCAATTTCGGGGTGGTTTATGGGATTTCTGACTTTGGCTTGTCCAATAATCTGGGCATTACTCGTAAGGAAGCAAAAGCTTATATTGATACCTATTTTGAACGCTTCCCAGGTATCAAAAACTATATGGAGAGCATTGTCCGTGAAGCGCGGGATAAGGGCTATGTAGAGACCATTTATCACCGTCGCAGGGAAATTCCTGACATCAATTCACGCAATTTCAATGTACGCAACTTTGCTGAACGAACCGCAATCAATTCACCGATTCAAGGTTCGGCTGCTGATGTGCTCAAAGTAGCCATGATTAACCTAGATAAAGCTATGACAGAAGCAGGTCTACGTACCCGTATGCTCTTGCAGGTGCATGATGAAATTGTCCTTGAAGTACCAAATGATGAGCTAGACACGGTTCGCATCATGGTCAAGGAAGTCATGGAAGCAGCCATCTCATTGTCTGTTCCTCTCATTGCCGATGAAAATGCAGGCAAGACTTGGTATGAAGCTAAATAA
- a CDS encoding SpaA isopeptide-forming pilin-related protein, protein MKKKFLRVFHAFMYVLLITGNVLPAVTVLAQDSTNNIVTAVSSENPTVAPSSDTGATASSPSISPSVADEPSSTNSSSSTAEDSSSAATSTTISSSSSVEPKTITPGAGFRAASDSTGPSSTVDATFAAEVRVFTEDKNPDGTEKLEYLTGEGLNPYAEFRISGTGVNIKNARTRITFPKKNIDGRPQFVKAASASSWKITEDDDNWYVDYNFDNLTGGQIVAVPMPFRMRQPTTPDGFKVPIKYELFDGEGKLLKVASNTYIGKTNGAKPVKEVNYSRGYSGQYSNMSGTNKVRVDVNGETVIMSDIVVATQDATQKTATGDKAPWVEYLVGIENGSGSYGKYRPNKVKITEKLPAGAVMFGEPDADGLYNYSGRKWSYDKATHTAAYQGSLSEYSAYGNIYQAVPIKLAFPEQSYDTTHLNEATIVAEPGTDNEVTLPSVKEKVKFNVKVQTPGGSLNIGKWGYNYSPSEGIAFNKKNKNTDVDVRYTLYSYHNTNGVEGENGQQYTTYVKEVIDYGLDNRLYYNYLNWNYGNSEVKALIEKIGYKVYGEKADGTRVFLFNGDISAKQEINDVADQYEKIVIVFNEALPLSKSGHYFYFYVGTTVKEDVWKEWQKTGVGRDDVPYGRDQARRLYNSLEVRASSSTDGTIRSQTAEGSNFFRDEPLGITSYNGNNHTVPYSDNNVRTLYGSIKVDGNLAPVTEQNPETNYVLKNVKHITLLPPGIEFVPGSERQAEFKNKALVIPNYKNTGKTAVIYDFGDVVRNHEVRVDFSVNTTLYAKTGTNEIEHFVTWDNNDEYKRRYGKEEYKDELDLDGDGNTEEGFLRGTNNINFIPPREVLVKKFVSLDKASWLLTSPYADLDQDVYYKISVLNNSLIDLDDVSVLDALPYVGDHKIVPNDTGDYLPRESVFPVQLVESLEAVPENAAMLQKFDVLYSTDAQGPSLASARDANFVPVANIADFTQVKLVKIALKPGQVLAVKEEAEFILHGKLPYDEALDNFSAANNSEAVSLNKIDYIEGNQVSSPIIKYEVDGTIFYDANRDGERSEDEVLLKDYQVQLMNEDGTEALNQAGQKITATTDENGYYHMNVYKRGNYYVQIIKKHENEEFTKVHDTTGTRLEKDKLVGNDASEDTANTKLGKTRSLSLNPLNIPNRTEDTSKEDFAKLVRETNNSLLATRNVGIIPKGSIKLIKVDENKQALKDVVFTLKKGDFSTTLTTDDKGEASADGLDFGTYTLTEDKTGSAYVLDMKEKEVTISFEKPTISVDVVNNFKRSTVVLTKSDVDTGEALAGVTFELRQGDKVVATEKTDDKGKVTFKDVAYGEYTLVETQTLPGYVLDTTPISVSVTDDKAVIEKVMTNRKKKSSVVLKKVDATTKQALSGVSFELRQGDKVIDTQVTDDKGMITFKDVAYGEYTVVETKTLDGYALLDKPLDVNVTEDGAIIDLGEITNDFKRSTVVLTKTDADTGEALAGVTFELRQGDKVIASEKTDDKGVVIFKDVAYGEYTLVETQTLAGYVLDTTPISVSVTEDKAVIEKMMTNRKKKSSVVLKKVDATTKQALSGVSFELRQGDKVIASGETDDQGVVTFKDVAYGEYALVETQTLPGYVLDTTPISVSVTEDKAVIEKTMTNRKKKSSVVLKKVDATTKQVLAGVSFELRQGDKVIDTQVTDDKGMIIFKDVAYGDYTVVETKALDGYVLLDKPLDVNVTEDGATVDLGQVENHRLPVTPPSSSTDKPKMGGVRSVIKRILPKTGESASMLTSVGGVLLLGIIIALYVSRHKGGKGKRGKGKRSK, encoded by the coding sequence ATGAAAAAGAAATTCCTAAGGGTATTTCATGCTTTCATGTATGTGCTGTTGATTACAGGAAATGTGCTTCCAGCTGTAACTGTACTTGCACAAGATAGTACAAATAATATAGTCACAGCAGTATCGTCGGAAAATCCGACTGTAGCGCCAAGTAGTGATACAGGTGCAACAGCGAGTAGCCCATCAATCTCGCCTAGCGTAGCAGACGAGCCGTCATCTACAAACAGCAGTTCTTCTACTGCAGAAGATAGCTCTTCAGCAGCTACAAGCACTACGATATCAAGTAGTTCTTCAGTAGAACCAAAGACAATCACGCCTGGTGCAGGTTTTCGAGCAGCATCAGATAGCACAGGACCATCATCAACTGTAGATGCTACATTTGCTGCAGAAGTACGGGTCTTCACAGAAGACAAGAATCCAGACGGTACTGAAAAGCTGGAATATCTGACTGGTGAAGGGCTTAATCCTTATGCAGAATTTCGTATTTCTGGTACTGGTGTCAATATCAAAAATGCTAGAACGCGAATCACCTTCCCGAAAAAGAATATTGATGGAAGACCTCAATTTGTGAAGGCAGCGTCAGCTTCTAGTTGGAAGATAACAGAAGATGATGATAATTGGTACGTTGACTATAACTTTGACAACCTTACAGGAGGGCAAATTGTTGCAGTTCCTATGCCATTTCGGATGCGCCAGCCGACTACACCAGATGGCTTTAAGGTGCCAATCAAGTACGAACTCTTTGATGGGGAAGGCAAGCTCCTAAAGGTAGCGTCAAATACCTATATCGGTAAGACCAATGGTGCAAAACCCGTTAAAGAGGTTAACTATTCTCGTGGTTATTCGGGTCAATATTCGAATATGAGTGGTACCAATAAGGTGCGGGTTGATGTGAATGGTGAAACCGTCATTATGTCTGATATTGTAGTAGCTACTCAAGATGCAACCCAGAAAACAGCGACTGGGGACAAGGCTCCTTGGGTGGAATACCTAGTTGGTATTGAGAACGGAAGCGGGAGCTACGGAAAGTATCGTCCAAATAAGGTCAAAATCACAGAGAAACTTCCAGCAGGTGCTGTGATGTTTGGTGAGCCTGATGCGGATGGACTCTACAATTATAGTGGTCGTAAGTGGAGCTATGACAAGGCGACCCATACAGCGGCCTATCAAGGAAGCCTGAGTGAGTATTCAGCGTATGGCAATATCTATCAAGCAGTTCCAATTAAATTAGCCTTCCCAGAACAATCCTATGATACCACCCATCTCAATGAGGCAACCATTGTTGCTGAGCCAGGAACAGATAATGAAGTGACTCTTCCTTCTGTCAAGGAAAAAGTCAAGTTCAATGTCAAAGTGCAAACTCCAGGTGGAAGCCTGAATATTGGCAAATGGGGCTATAATTATTCCCCTTCGGAGGGTATAGCCTTCAATAAAAAAAACAAGAATACCGATGTAGATGTTCGATATACTTTGTATTCCTATCACAATACAAATGGGGTAGAAGGTGAGAATGGTCAACAGTATACCACTTACGTCAAAGAGGTGATTGATTATGGACTAGACAATCGTCTCTACTACAATTATCTCAATTGGAATTATGGTAATTCTGAGGTAAAGGCCCTCATCGAGAAAATAGGCTACAAGGTCTACGGGGAAAAGGCAGATGGCACGAGAGTCTTCCTTTTTAATGGAGATATATCTGCCAAACAGGAAATCAATGATGTAGCCGATCAGTATGAAAAGATTGTGATTGTCTTTAACGAGGCCCTTCCACTCTCCAAAAGTGGTCACTATTTCTACTTCTATGTTGGTACAACAGTCAAAGAAGATGTTTGGAAAGAGTGGCAGAAGACAGGTGTCGGACGTGATGATGTACCTTATGGTCGAGATCAAGCACGCAGGCTCTATAACTCTCTGGAAGTTCGTGCCTCTTCTAGCACAGATGGAACAATTCGCTCACAGACTGCAGAGGGATCTAACTTCTTCCGTGACGAGCCCTTAGGAATTACGAGTTATAATGGAAATAATCACACGGTTCCTTATTCTGATAATAACGTACGAACTCTTTATGGTTCTATAAAGGTTGATGGCAACTTAGCTCCTGTTACCGAACAAAATCCAGAGACCAACTATGTCTTGAAAAATGTCAAGCATATCACCCTGCTCCCACCAGGTATTGAGTTTGTACCAGGTAGTGAGAGACAAGCTGAATTTAAAAATAAAGCACTCGTTATTCCAAACTATAAAAATACCGGTAAGACAGCGGTTATCTATGACTTTGGAGATGTTGTGCGTAACCATGAAGTAAGAGTTGATTTTAGCGTCAATACCACTCTTTATGCCAAGACAGGGACAAACGAAATTGAACATTTTGTCACTTGGGATAACAATGATGAGTACAAGAGAAGGTATGGAAAAGAAGAGTATAAAGATGAACTCGACTTGGATGGCGACGGAAATACTGAAGAAGGTTTCCTCCGTGGTACCAATAACATCAACTTTATTCCACCGCGCGAAGTCCTCGTCAAGAAGTTTGTATCACTTGATAAAGCAAGCTGGCTTTTGACCTCTCCATATGCAGACCTAGATCAAGACGTATACTACAAGATTAGCGTCTTGAACAATTCCTTGATTGATTTAGATGATGTATCCGTCCTTGATGCCCTTCCATATGTGGGGGATCACAAGATAGTACCAAACGATACAGGCGACTACCTTCCACGTGAGTCTGTCTTTCCAGTCCAATTGGTAGAAAGTCTTGAAGCTGTCCCAGAAAATGCAGCTATGCTACAAAAATTTGATGTCCTTTATTCAACCGATGCACAAGGACCATCACTTGCAAGTGCCCGCGACGCTAACTTTGTCCCAGTAGCTAACATTGCTGATTTCACGCAAGTCAAACTTGTCAAAATCGCCTTGAAACCAGGGCAAGTCCTTGCAGTGAAAGAAGAAGCTGAATTTATTCTCCATGGCAAATTGCCATATGATGAAGCTCTTGATAACTTCTCAGCGGCTAACAACTCTGAAGCAGTCAGCTTAAACAAGATAGACTACATTGAAGGAAACCAAGTCAGCTCGCCAATCATCAAGTATGAAGTAGATGGAACCATTTTCTATGATGCCAACCGTGATGGTGAACGCAGTGAAGATGAAGTCTTACTTAAGGACTACCAAGTTCAATTGATGAACGAAGATGGTACAGAAGCCCTCAATCAAGCAGGACAAAAGATTACTGCTACAACAGACGAAAATGGTTATTACCATATGAATGTCTACAAACGTGGTAATTACTATGTACAGATTATCAAGAAACATGAAAACGAAGAGTTTACCAAAGTTCATGACACAACAGGCACTCGCCTTGAAAAAGACAAACTTGTCGGAAATGACGCTAGTGAGGATACAGCTAATACCAAATTAGGTAAGACGCGCAGTCTAAGTTTGAATCCGCTGAACATTCCAAACCGTACAGAGGATACCAGCAAGGAAGACTTTGCAAAACTTGTCAGAGAGACTAACAACAGTCTCCTTGCGACTCGTAACGTCGGAATCATACCAAAAGGTAGCATCAAGCTTATCAAAGTAGATGAAAACAAACAAGCCTTGAAAGATGTTGTCTTTACCTTGAAGAAAGGAGACTTCTCTACTACATTAACAACAGATGATAAAGGAGAAGCAAGCGCAGACGGCCTAGACTTTGGCACCTACACCTTGACGGAAGATAAGACTGGTAGTGCTTATGTCCTTGATATGAAGGAAAAAGAAGTAACCATCAGCTTTGAAAAACCAACCATCAGCGTAGATGTCGTCAACAACTTCAAACGTTCAACCGTCGTTCTTACCAAGAGCGACGTAGATACAGGTGAAGCTCTAGCAGGCGTGACCTTTGAACTTCGTCAAGGAGACAAAGTTGTTGCGACTGAGAAGACCGACGATAAGGGTAAGGTAACCTTTAAAGATGTCGCCTACGGTGAGTATACCTTGGTAGAAACCCAAACGCTCCCTGGCTATGTCCTTGATACCACACCAATTTCTGTCTCTGTGACTGATGACAAGGCAGTGATTGAAAAGGTCATGACCAACCGCAAGAAGAAATCGTCTGTTGTCTTGAAGAAGGTTGATGCGACAACAAAACAAGCCCTCTCAGGAGTAAGCTTTGAACTCCGTCAAGGAGATAAGGTCATCGACACCCAAGTGACAGATGATAAGGGTATGATAACCTTTAAAGATGTCGCTTATGGTGAATACACAGTTGTTGAAACCAAAACCCTCGATGGTTACGCACTCCTTGATAAGCCGCTTGATGTGAACGTGACAGAAGATGGCGCAATCATTGACTTGGGTGAAATCACAAATGACTTCAAACGTTCAACGGTTGTCCTTACAAAAACGGATGCCGATACAGGTGAAGCTCTAGCAGGCGTGACCTTTGAACTCCGTCAGGGAGACAAGGTTATTGCAAGTGAGAAGACAGATGACAAGGGTGTGGTGATCTTTAAAGATGTCGCCTACGGTGAGTATACTTTGGTAGAAACCCAAACTCTAGCAGGCTATGTCCTTGATACCACACCAATTTCAGTTTCTGTTACGGAAGACAAGGCAGTGATTGAAAAGATGATGACCAACCGCAAGAAGAAATCGTCTGTTGTCTTGAAGAAGGTTGATGCGACAACAAAACAAGCCCTCTCAGGAGTAAGCTTTGAACTCCGTCAAGGAGACAAGGTTATTGCAAGTGGGGAGACAGATGACCAGGGTGTGGTGACCTTTAAAGATGTTGCCTACGGTGAGTATGCCTTGGTAGAAACCCAAACGCTCCCTGGCTATGTCCTTGATACTACACCAATTTCAGTTTCTGTTACGGAAGACAAGGCAGTGATTGAAAAGACCATGACCAATCGCAAGAAGAAATCGTCTGTTGTCTTGAAGAAGGTTGACGCGACAACTAAGCAAGTCCTCGCAGGAGTAAGCTTTGAACTCCGTCAAGGAGACAAGGTCATTGACACCCAAGTGACAGATGACAAGGGTATGATAATCTTTAAAGATGTCGCTTATGGTGACTACACAGTTGTTGAGACCAAGGCGCTCGATGGTTACGTACTCCTTGATAAACCACTTGATGTGAACGTGACAGAAGATGGTGCAACGGTTGATCTCGGTCAAGTAGAAAATCATCGACTTCCAGTTACTCCTCCATCTAGCTCAACAGATAAGCCGAAGATGGGTGGTGTTCGCTCAGTTATCAAACGTATCTTACCGAAGACCGGTGAAAGTGCTTCGATGCTAACAAGTGTTGGTGGTGTCCTCTTATTAGGCATTATCATCGCTCTTTATGTCAGTCGTCATAAAGGTGGCAAAGGCAAACGTGGTAAAGGTAAACGTAGCAAATAA